From a single Bacillus gobiensis genomic region:
- a CDS encoding carboxymuconolactone decarboxylase family protein, whose amino-acid sequence MKLDENYTKGLEVLEKIDKENYEAIVNSFKDSVAPDLGVLAVSFNYGQIFSRPGLDLKSRMLATVAGLTALGNTEQLRFYINGALNVGWTEEEILEAMMQMIIYSGFPNGLNTILTVASEVFESRKEKQTI is encoded by the coding sequence ATGAAGCTAGATGAAAACTATACAAAAGGTTTGGAAGTCTTAGAGAAAATTGATAAGGAAAATTACGAGGCTATTGTAAACAGCTTTAAAGATTCAGTTGCTCCGGATTTAGGGGTGCTTGCTGTTTCATTTAATTACGGACAAATCTTTTCAAGACCAGGCTTGGATCTAAAATCAAGGATGCTGGCAACAGTGGCAGGCTTGACGGCGCTTGGAAATACCGAACAATTGCGTTTTTACATCAATGGAGCATTAAATGTCGGATGGACAGAGGAAGAAATCCTGGAAGCAATGATGCAAATGATCATTTATTCCGGCTTTCCAAACGGCTTAAACACAATTCTCACCGTCGCATCGGAAGTTTTTGAAAGCAGAAAAGAAAAGCAAACAATCTAG
- a CDS encoding YwqI/YxiC family protein, which translates to MTTIQLRSKEVLAKLNEIKNEIDALSLKGPSMSSLGDNKLDFTAKWRERETNIHELVSQYKEAVLKNLEDTRDNVNTLKEQDEAIK; encoded by the coding sequence ATGACAACGATCCAACTAAGGTCAAAAGAGGTTTTAGCGAAGCTGAATGAAATAAAAAATGAGATTGACGCACTTTCGTTAAAAGGTCCGTCTATGTCCTCTCTCGGAGACAATAAACTTGATTTTACCGCAAAGTGGCGGGAAAGAGAAACGAACATCCATGAGTTGGTCTCTCAATATAAGGAGGCCGTATTAAAAAATCTCGAGGATACACGAGATAACGTAAACACCTTAAAGGAACAGGATGAAGCGATCAAATAA
- a CDS encoding YwqH-like family protein: MTYTESSFNEVKQLFSLENLAQIRGAITGQVADVEEKIERLKKAKTEIEHQQNDYLGESKKISKPELSKSWTGSRADQFNDVRNEAQQTIEDILNDEYESYKDSIDWEITQLNIQKEALSFAGILAREAEEVADAGKETLEAAGDKFNDLKRWLF; this comes from the coding sequence ATGACATACACTGAATCCAGTTTTAACGAGGTGAAACAATTGTTCAGCTTGGAGAATCTAGCACAAATCCGCGGTGCCATAACGGGCCAAGTGGCAGATGTGGAAGAAAAGATTGAAAGATTGAAAAAAGCCAAAACAGAAATTGAGCACCAGCAAAATGATTATTTGGGTGAAAGCAAGAAAATTAGTAAACCCGAACTATCGAAATCCTGGACAGGCTCCCGGGCAGATCAGTTTAATGATGTCCGAAATGAAGCCCAGCAAACGATTGAAGACATTTTGAATGATGAATATGAAAGCTACAAAGACAGTATAGATTGGGAGATTACACAATTAAACATTCAAAAGGAAGCACTGTCTTTTGCAGGCATCCTGGCGCGCGAAGCGGAAGAAGTAGCGGACGCTGGAAAAGAGACGTTGGAAGCTGCAGGAGACAAATTTAATGATCTAAAAAGGTGGCTGTTTTAA
- a CDS encoding MFS transporter gives MLTKRMVWLLSATAGFTVANVYLNQTLLVSMADSFGVSATQIGMIATLSQIGYALGNLFLVPLGDLYERRRIILLLLAFVCVGLLASAMAQSFIWMVTASLFLGFVTIVPQIIVPLAASLAKANERGKILGNIAVGLVSGILCARLVSGFVDAQFGWRAVYWLSLGFTVLFIVLIRLGLPKNKESQNMSYKQLLLSLGPIFMKENVLKRVCLSQGMMFAAFSLFWTTLVFLLTSPPYSYGSGAVGTIGLVSIGGAFAAPVIGRFIDNRGAGLANMICMVIGLLSFIVAFAGGGFLPAVIASALLVTVGTQANQVACQAKLFQLSPEKRSRLNGLYMVSTFLGGALGSFVGVQAWSHFHWTGVCTAGLIMVAIALSSAIGSEKQMPVASH, from the coding sequence ATGCTGACAAAACGAATGGTTTGGCTCCTTTCTGCAACAGCTGGTTTTACTGTGGCCAATGTCTATTTGAATCAGACATTGCTCGTAAGTATGGCGGATTCCTTTGGTGTCTCGGCGACTCAGATTGGAATGATTGCGACCTTATCCCAGATCGGATATGCACTTGGCAATCTTTTTCTCGTTCCATTGGGAGATCTTTATGAAAGACGGCGAATCATTTTGCTTCTGCTTGCTTTTGTATGTGTGGGATTATTGGCATCGGCTATGGCGCAAAGCTTCATATGGATGGTTACGGCAAGCTTATTTTTAGGGTTTGTGACCATCGTTCCACAGATCATTGTCCCTCTGGCCGCGAGTCTTGCTAAGGCGAATGAAAGAGGAAAAATCCTCGGAAATATTGCGGTCGGATTGGTCTCCGGCATACTATGCGCGAGACTTGTGAGCGGGTTCGTGGATGCCCAATTCGGGTGGAGAGCTGTATATTGGCTGTCCTTGGGATTTACCGTTCTATTTATCGTTCTTATTCGCCTGGGGCTTCCAAAAAATAAAGAATCACAAAACATGTCGTACAAACAGCTGCTGCTTTCGTTAGGGCCGATCTTTATGAAGGAAAACGTCTTAAAGAGGGTATGCCTCAGCCAGGGGATGATGTTTGCTGCGTTCAGTTTATTCTGGACTACACTCGTCTTTCTTTTAACCTCGCCGCCGTATTCCTACGGAAGCGGAGCGGTTGGCACAATTGGTCTCGTGAGTATTGGCGGAGCATTTGCAGCCCCGGTTATCGGGCGATTTATCGACAATAGAGGCGCCGGTCTTGCAAATATGATCTGTATGGTCATCGGTTTGCTGTCCTTTATTGTTGCGTTTGCCGGCGGCGGATTCTTGCCTGCAGTGATCGCCAGTGCGCTGCTTGTGACTGTAGGTACACAAGCTAATCAAGTGGCATGCCAAGCGAAGCTGTTTCAGCTTTCTCCGGAAAAGAGAAGCCGTTTAAATGGATTGTATATGGTTTCAACGTTTCTTGGCGGTGCACTCGGATCTTTTGTAGGGGTTCAGGCTTGGAGCCATTTCCATTGGACAGGTGTTTGTACCGCAGGCTTGATTATGGTCGCTATCGCTTTGAGTTCAGCAATTGGTTCAGAAAAACAGATGCCAGTGGCGTCACACTAA
- a CDS encoding Imm6 family immunity protein encodes MANTNFSSLTEDGKVVFFLGLSEKVLSVFSQKEDQILAQEVIYKCWEWLKDKENIGDILYELLDNEENGITIIQEMSDNETDVMAWNCIIDAVAYTSRKAFEREGVKYYPEPIALVDDTLVDHFIDCFERCIENSDSYIQRINFLLDDYKNGNIASDLRTEVLRELQIQN; translated from the coding sequence ATGGCTAATACTAACTTCAGTAGTTTAACAGAAGACGGTAAAGTAGTATTTTTTCTTGGACTTTCAGAAAAAGTTTTGTCGGTATTTTCTCAAAAGGAAGATCAAATTTTAGCCCAGGAAGTTATATATAAATGTTGGGAGTGGCTAAAAGATAAAGAAAATATAGGGGATATTCTTTATGAATTATTAGATAATGAGGAAAATGGTATAACAATAATTCAAGAGATGTCAGATAATGAAACAGACGTCATGGCTTGGAACTGTATTATTGATGCAGTTGCTTATACTAGTAGAAAAGCATTTGAAAGAGAAGGTGTCAAATATTATCCAGAACCAATTGCTTTAGTTGATGATACATTAGTAGACCATTTTATAGACTGTTTTGAAAGATGTATAGAGAATTCAGATAGTTATATTCAGAGAATAAATTTTTTATTGGATGATTACAAGAATGGGAATATTGCGAGTGATTTGCGGACAGAAGTTTTAAGGGAATTACAAATACAAAATTAA
- a CDS encoding MDR family MFS transporter, whose product MQWLSWDLNLKTRLIGETIFNLMYWMYFPFIALYFSDALGKTTAGILMTLPPLMNIIGSMLGGFLSDRFGRRPSMLMGSLLRVVMFVLFAMSTSHWIDYLAFIGISLGGSIYKPASSAMVADLITEKDRRRVFATFVTGMNIGAVFGPVLGAIFFFHYRSGLLWTCTIVSLLYSIAIFVLIQETLPNSIKKDEKSNTMISFLKDQWKNYAVIFQDKVFSLYILAGVFVTVAFMQLDLYLAVYVNDYVPAQTMFTWNDWSLSLSSAEVFGWMLGLNGLMFVLCVIPITKWFENWSDRNTMILSTLLFGSGMFLIGLTTNVWLLLGFMVILTLGEVISSPVGHSFVSKYAPENARGQYMGASDLQYSVGRFIAPLSIVLSAWLPPIGVFGFLLLCTLIGAALYVRLFQIMPISDQEKKEDGVS is encoded by the coding sequence TTGCAATGGCTTTCATGGGATCTTAACCTGAAAACCAGGTTAATTGGCGAGACTATCTTCAATTTAATGTATTGGATGTATTTCCCTTTTATTGCGCTCTACTTTAGCGATGCTCTCGGCAAAACAACGGCCGGAATTTTGATGACCTTACCACCGCTTATGAACATCATCGGCAGCATGCTCGGCGGATTTCTATCTGACCGATTTGGACGCCGCCCATCCATGCTGATGGGGTCTTTATTGCGGGTAGTAATGTTTGTACTGTTTGCTATGTCAACATCCCATTGGATTGATTATCTCGCATTTATCGGGATCAGTCTCGGCGGATCAATTTACAAGCCGGCAAGCTCGGCGATGGTAGCCGATCTAATCACGGAAAAGGATCGAAGAAGGGTGTTCGCCACCTTTGTAACAGGTATGAATATTGGGGCCGTATTTGGACCGGTACTGGGAGCGATTTTCTTCTTTCATTACCGGAGCGGATTGCTGTGGACCTGTACGATCGTCTCACTGCTCTATTCCATTGCGATCTTTGTTTTGATTCAGGAAACACTGCCGAATTCCATTAAGAAAGATGAGAAATCGAACACCATGATCTCTTTTCTGAAGGATCAATGGAAAAACTATGCCGTGATCTTCCAAGACAAAGTCTTTTCCCTTTATATCCTGGCTGGCGTTTTTGTTACGGTTGCGTTCATGCAGTTGGATTTGTATTTGGCTGTATACGTGAATGATTATGTGCCGGCACAAACGATGTTTACTTGGAATGACTGGTCGCTTTCGCTCAGCAGCGCAGAGGTGTTCGGATGGATGCTGGGGTTAAACGGACTCATGTTTGTCCTTTGTGTCATTCCTATCACCAAATGGTTTGAAAATTGGAGTGACAGAAATACAATGATTCTTTCAACACTGCTGTTTGGATCAGGAATGTTTTTGATCGGACTAACCACAAACGTTTGGCTGTTGCTCGGATTTATGGTTATATTAACGCTCGGGGAGGTAATCAGTTCACCAGTGGGGCATAGTTTTGTGAGCAAGTATGCACCAGAAAATGCGAGAGGTCAATATATGGGAGCTTCTGATCTCCAATACTCGGTAGGACGCTTTATCGCACCATTGTCGATTGTTCTTTCTGCGTGGCTGCCGCCAATCGGCGTTTTTGGATTTCTATTGCTTTGTACGTTGATCGGTGCTGCTCTTTATGTACGGTTATTTCAAATCATGCCGATAAGTGATCAAGAGAAAAAAGAAGATGGCGTAAGTTAA
- a CDS encoding ribonuclease YeeF family protein: MANKVYEAKTLESATKARAEEYQELKRQMNQVKQNMQALVDLDGFHGKGAEAIKGFYQAQIDVVNEWIQLIDKNIAFMKGIPGTAEDFDLAGDTAVQVPFVEEDVSNSLSRAKEMVSEQHRELKGTFSQIDDLVSLTPFSKESFHSQIEDSEKKRSETVKEVNELDRVLKEEYEMLESDEAIVTTLYQQLLASTGSGGNVTSIHFDAKAYHNSEIYKLREENAARQAEYLQFKKDQIEQRRLAKEQEELENRPWYEKAWDATCTFTGELTGYYDYKRAIEGIDPVTGEKLSTAERVAAGAMAAAGFIPVVGWAGRAIKGGSAIYKTAKGLNAANHALYAYKSTKGMDILQKSEMGIYGLVAANGFSEAATGRDMFGNKLSDEKRTQSLTNALGITALGGLARYADHVQTRNLPNTKAPYSNQYVSNKINQAKNALEKVKRNVGQFEVPVKVRVQQLATPNNIPMAAHFSLEKKSVSEIAQAFSVRNGTKGTGKESKIEIGKTDIDALRKKWNVPETETVAVGKTDVNGLEDLTFEGGSPKVRKEARLPDLDEVMPDRNIKAPGNNPLFTRHAEEGVLNEFDSAVIKAGIKPEDVVGTLKLHQSNPSGVCRKCYQGLANDKVPPGVLKQLSLKYPNLKIEVTSEIDESIKVTGRLNLMIKHGKYID, encoded by the coding sequence ATGGCGAATAAAGTCTATGAAGCGAAAACATTAGAATCTGCGACAAAAGCACGTGCCGAGGAGTATCAAGAGCTTAAACGCCAAATGAATCAGGTAAAACAGAACATGCAGGCACTTGTTGACCTCGATGGGTTTCATGGAAAAGGTGCGGAGGCAATCAAAGGTTTTTATCAAGCACAGATTGACGTAGTGAATGAGTGGATTCAACTGATTGATAAAAATATTGCCTTTATGAAAGGGATTCCAGGTACTGCAGAGGATTTTGATCTTGCCGGGGATACGGCTGTCCAAGTTCCTTTTGTGGAGGAGGATGTATCGAACAGCCTCAGTCGTGCGAAGGAAATGGTTTCTGAACAGCACCGGGAATTAAAAGGTACATTCAGTCAAATTGACGACTTGGTCTCCCTCACACCTTTTTCAAAAGAATCCTTCCATTCCCAAATCGAGGATTCCGAAAAAAAACGTTCGGAAACGGTAAAAGAAGTGAATGAGCTGGACCGTGTGCTAAAAGAGGAATATGAAATGCTGGAAAGCGATGAAGCCATCGTCACCACACTTTATCAGCAATTGTTGGCTTCGACTGGAAGCGGCGGGAACGTCACCTCGATCCACTTCGATGCCAAGGCCTATCACAACAGCGAAATCTACAAGCTCCGGGAAGAAAATGCCGCCAGACAAGCGGAGTACTTGCAATTTAAAAAGGATCAAATCGAACAAAGGAGACTGGCAAAAGAACAAGAAGAGCTGGAAAACCGTCCTTGGTACGAAAAAGCGTGGGATGCAACCTGCACCTTTACGGGAGAGCTCACAGGATATTATGATTATAAGAGAGCAATAGAAGGTATTGACCCCGTCACAGGCGAAAAGCTATCTACCGCAGAACGTGTCGCCGCCGGAGCAATGGCAGCTGCGGGCTTTATACCAGTAGTCGGCTGGGCCGGCCGGGCAATCAAAGGCGGAAGCGCGATTTATAAAACTGCAAAGGGCTTAAATGCGGCGAACCACGCCTTATACGCCTATAAGAGCACCAAAGGTATGGACATCCTCCAGAAAAGTGAAATGGGTATCTACGGCTTAGTTGCAGCCAACGGCTTTAGCGAAGCAGCAACCGGAAGGGATATGTTCGGCAACAAGCTTTCAGACGAGAAACGCACGCAGAGCCTGACAAATGCACTTGGAATAACGGCATTGGGAGGACTGGCGCGATATGCGGATCATGTGCAAACAAGAAATCTACCTAATACAAAAGCGCCGTACAGCAACCAATATGTCAGCAACAAAATAAACCAAGCCAAAAATGCGCTTGAGAAGGTCAAGAGAAATGTTGGGCAGTTTGAGGTGCCTGTCAAAGTCCGTGTTCAACAGCTAGCAACCCCAAACAACATTCCAATGGCGGCCCACTTTAGCCTCGAGAAAAAGTCAGTGAGCGAGATTGCACAGGCGTTTTCGGTGAGGAATGGTACTAAGGGTACGGGTAAAGAAAGTAAGATTGAAATTGGTAAAACTGATATAGATGCACTAAGGAAAAAATGGAATGTTCCAGAAACTGAAACAGTTGCAGTTGGAAAGACTGATGTAAATGGATTAGAAGATTTGACTTTTGAAGGAGGATCGCCGAAAGTACGAAAAGAAGCTAGATTACCTGATTTAGATGAAGTAATGCCCGACAGGAATATCAAAGCCCCAGGGAATAACCCATTGTTCACTAGGCATGCAGAGGAAGGTGTTCTGAATGAATTTGATTCAGCAGTAATAAAGGCAGGTATAAAACCAGAAGATGTAGTAGGAACATTAAAACTTCATCAATCGAATCCTTCAGGTGTATGTAGAAAGTGTTATCAGGGGTTAGCGAATGATAAAGTTCCGCCTGGTGTGTTAAAGCAATTAAGTTTAAAATATCCTAATTTAAAAATTGAAGTAACATCGGAAATTGATGAAAGCATTAAAGTAACTGGTAGGCTTAATCTAATGATTAAACATGGAAAGTATATTGATTAG
- a CDS encoding amidase family protein: protein MKSSFQIEEATIDMMQQAMENGELSSEALTILYMERIAAYDKNGIHLNAVMELNPDALHIARSLDAERAAYGARSPLHGIPILIKDNIDTNDSMHTSAGSLALADHYARTDSFVVKKLREAGAVILGKTNMTEWANFMAYNMTNGYSSRGGQVLNPYGPRTFDVGGSSAGTGAAIAANLAAAGVGTETSGSILNPSCKNSLVGIKPTVGLISRSGIIPIANSQDTAGPMARTVWDAALLLGALTGEDIEDPATTVGKDRMLADYTSCLQNDGLHGARIGIEKKHFFRLNEEELSIFEHALDELERQGADLIHIDTISELEWDSSVLFHEFKAGVNAYLSKAAPHLPVHSLRDVIVWNEENRVSALQFGQKILLESQEKCGTLTDTEYILDRLNDLKRAKEKGIDVVMDEHKLDAILFADDYGSEIAAKAGYPSITVPAGYTFLGKPFGITFTAKAFEEPALLKIAYGYEQATKHRNAPELRDL, encoded by the coding sequence ATGAAATCATCCTTTCAAATCGAAGAAGCCACGATCGACATGATGCAACAGGCAATGGAAAATGGGGAGCTATCCTCTGAAGCCCTGACGATTCTTTACATGGAGCGAATTGCAGCCTATGACAAAAATGGGATACACCTGAATGCGGTGATGGAGCTTAATCCGGATGCCCTTCACATTGCCCGAAGCTTAGATGCAGAAAGAGCGGCCTATGGCGCAAGAAGTCCTTTACATGGCATTCCCATTTTGATTAAGGATAATATTGATACCAATGACTCGATGCATACCAGTGCTGGTTCACTAGCCTTGGCTGATCATTACGCCCGAACAGATTCATTTGTTGTCAAAAAGCTTCGCGAAGCAGGTGCCGTTATTCTTGGCAAAACCAATATGACGGAGTGGGCAAATTTTATGGCATACAATATGACAAACGGATACAGTTCAAGAGGCGGACAGGTTCTCAACCCTTATGGACCGCGTACGTTTGATGTGGGCGGTTCAAGCGCCGGTACAGGTGCGGCGATCGCAGCGAATTTGGCAGCGGCAGGAGTAGGAACGGAAACGAGCGGCAGTATTTTAAATCCGTCCTGTAAAAATTCCCTTGTCGGCATTAAGCCTACCGTGGGACTCATTAGCCGTTCCGGGATTATCCCTATTGCCAACAGCCAGGATACGGCTGGGCCAATGGCTCGTACAGTATGGGATGCCGCATTATTACTCGGAGCGTTAACTGGTGAAGATATTGAAGATCCAGCTACAACTGTCGGCAAAGATCGAATGCTGGCTGATTATACAAGCTGTCTTCAAAACGACGGGTTACATGGTGCACGAATAGGGATTGAAAAGAAACATTTTTTCAGACTGAATGAAGAAGAGCTTTCAATTTTTGAACATGCACTTGATGAGCTTGAAAGACAAGGGGCTGATCTCATTCACATTGATACCATTTCTGAGCTGGAGTGGGATTCGAGTGTTCTGTTTCACGAATTCAAGGCCGGAGTGAATGCGTATTTATCGAAGGCTGCCCCGCATCTTCCGGTTCACTCTCTCCGGGATGTCATTGTTTGGAACGAAGAAAACAGAGTGTCGGCATTGCAATTTGGACAAAAAATCTTGCTTGAATCTCAAGAAAAATGCGGAACACTGACGGATACTGAGTATATATTGGACCGTTTGAACGACCTCAAGAGAGCAAAGGAAAAAGGCATTGATGTCGTAATGGATGAGCACAAGCTTGACGCCATACTTTTTGCCGATGATTATGGCAGTGAGATTGCTGCAAAAGCCGGCTACCCATCGATAACAGTTCCTGCTGGCTACACCTTTCTGGGGAAACCGTTTGGAATTACTTTTACGGCAAAAGCCTTTGAAGAACCCGCTCTTTTAAAAATTGCTTATGGCTACGAGCAAGCAACTAAGCACCGAAATGCGCCTGAATTGAGAGATCTATAA
- a CDS encoding DUF600 domain-containing protein, whose translation MKVFEDYFTELQADMVAVCLEYVDNKAEDIFIYCSYEPKMYAFDFFCKINGNIVHKHQLNEATKELGSQHNQVYDVSRERQSAALKIGNQNLMFIHNKCEEFNKEMPTEMKLHYNVKQNSLKGQYKYDLIYSNDDELLPDDIFDLWFEEVKQNNL comes from the coding sequence GTGAAGGTATTTGAGGATTATTTTACAGAATTACAAGCAGATATGGTGGCAGTTTGTTTAGAGTATGTTGATAATAAAGCAGAGGATATCTTTATCTATTGTTCATATGAACCAAAAATGTATGCTTTTGATTTTTTCTGTAAAATTAACGGGAATATTGTCCATAAACATCAACTAAATGAGGCTACAAAAGAATTGGGTAGTCAACACAATCAAGTTTATGATGTTTCAAGAGAAAGACAGAGTGCTGCACTGAAAATTGGTAATCAAAATTTAATGTTTATCCATAATAAGTGTGAAGAGTTCAATAAAGAAATGCCTACGGAAATGAAATTGCATTATAATGTAAAACAAAACAGTCTAAAAGGACAATATAAATATGACTTAATTTATTCGAATGATGACGAACTATTACCTGATGATATTTTTGATTTATGGTTCGAGGAAGTGAAGCAAAATAATTTATAA
- a CDS encoding pre-toxin TG domain-containing protein yields MATGEKLTSAEQVAAGAMAAAGSIPVGRLIAETRSINPPKA; encoded by the coding sequence TTGGCAACAGGCGAAAAGCTAACCTCCGCAGAACAAGTAGCTGCCGGAGCAATGGCCGCAGCCGGGTCCATCCCGGTAGGGCGATTAATTGCGGAAACACGATCTATAAATCCGCCAAAGGCTTAA
- a CDS encoding alanine/glycine:cation symporter family protein: protein MEKFVSGLNGVLWSEPVIYILMIIGLTFSVLTRFLQVRHIKEMIKLMFQGKSSEAGVSSFQALSIALSGRVGTGNIAGVATAIAFGGPGAVFWMWAIAFFGASSAFIESTLAQIYKVKQDGQYRGGPAYYIEKGIGWKWFAFLFAFAALIAMAILMPGVQSNSISEGVKNAFGIHPAITGVLIVLLLGFIIFGGVKRIANAAQLIVPFMALGYILLSLVIVITHIDQLPGVISLIFRSAFALDSAFGGLIGMAISWGVKRGIYSNEAGQGTGPHPAAAAEVSHPVKQGLVQAFSVYIDTLFVCSATAFMILFTGMYNTEAADGSFIVNNLKGVEAGPGFTQAAIDSVIPGFGAGFVAIALFFFAFTTIMAYYYIAETNIAYIAQGKNSKWAMLILKLVILASTFYGTVKTAELAWAWGDAGLGIMVWLNIIAIVLLAKPALAALKDYEKQKKQGIDPVFDPKALGIKNADYWEKEYKKDH from the coding sequence TTGGAGAAATTTGTTTCTGGTTTAAATGGTGTTTTGTGGAGTGAGCCGGTTATATACATATTAATGATTATCGGTCTAACATTCTCAGTTTTGACTCGTTTTCTGCAGGTTAGACATATTAAGGAAATGATTAAATTGATGTTCCAAGGGAAAAGCTCAGAAGCAGGAGTCTCATCTTTTCAAGCATTATCCATTGCGTTATCAGGACGTGTGGGTACAGGGAATATTGCTGGTGTAGCGACAGCCATCGCATTTGGCGGGCCGGGTGCTGTATTTTGGATGTGGGCCATTGCGTTTTTTGGCGCATCCAGTGCTTTTATCGAATCAACTCTCGCGCAGATTTATAAAGTAAAACAGGATGGGCAATACCGAGGAGGTCCGGCCTATTACATCGAAAAAGGAATAGGATGGAAATGGTTTGCTTTTCTTTTTGCTTTTGCTGCACTGATAGCAATGGCTATTCTTATGCCAGGGGTACAATCGAATTCCATTTCTGAGGGTGTAAAAAATGCATTTGGTATTCATCCCGCGATTACTGGGGTATTAATCGTTCTTTTATTAGGTTTCATTATTTTTGGCGGTGTAAAAAGAATTGCAAATGCAGCCCAGTTAATCGTTCCTTTCATGGCATTAGGCTATATCCTGTTATCTTTAGTCATTGTTATTACGCATATTGACCAATTGCCAGGTGTTATTTCACTAATTTTCAGAAGTGCGTTTGCACTGGATTCCGCATTTGGCGGGCTTATTGGTATGGCTATTTCATGGGGAGTGAAACGAGGCATTTATTCAAATGAGGCTGGCCAGGGCACAGGTCCTCATCCGGCTGCTGCCGCTGAAGTTTCACATCCCGTTAAACAAGGATTGGTCCAAGCGTTCTCTGTATATATTGATACGCTCTTTGTCTGCTCCGCTACAGCGTTTATGATTTTGTTTACGGGAATGTATAATACCGAAGCTGCAGATGGATCTTTCATAGTCAACAATTTAAAAGGGGTTGAAGCAGGTCCTGGATTTACACAGGCCGCTATTGACAGTGTCATCCCTGGATTTGGAGCCGGATTTGTTGCCATTGCCTTATTTTTCTTCGCTTTTACAACAATCATGGCCTACTACTATATTGCAGAAACAAATATTGCATACATTGCTCAAGGGAAAAATAGCAAATGGGCAATGTTGATTTTAAAGCTTGTGATTTTGGCATCTACATTCTATGGGACCGTGAAAACCGCAGAATTAGCATGGGCATGGGGAGATGCCGGACTCGGAATTATGGTTTGGCTGAATATTATTGCAATCGTCCTCTTAGCAAAGCCGGCGCTTGCTGCATTAAAAGATTATGAGAAACAGAAAAAACAAGGCATTGACCCAGTATTTGATCCGAAAGCGTTAGGAATTAAAAATGCTGATTACTGGGAGAAAGAATACAAAAAAGATCACTAA